The following is a genomic window from Halodesulfovibrio sp..
CTCGTTTACACGGGTTTGCAACGACATTCATCTGACCAGAATGCAGAGCAATACTCGAATGGATGATACACACACTTTATTCTTTTCTCTAACTTAGCTGGAAAATACCAATGAAAAACAGCTCGCATAAACCGGTTCGCATTCTCATTGTGGATCATCATGAGATTTACCGAATCGGATTACGGGAAAGCCTCTCTCAGCACTCCGATATGAGTGTTATCGGTGAAGCCTCGAACGGAGATGAAGCACTTTCTCAAGCTAAACATTTGCTGCCGGACATTATTCTCATGAACATAAACATGCCTGTGATGGATGGTGTTCAAACAAGCTTGGAAATCAAAAAATGCAACCTCACCAGCAAGATAATTATTTTGACCAACAACACCGCGGGAGATACGATTTTTTCTGCGATTAAATCTGGCGCAATGGGGTACTTGCTAAAAGACACCACTGCTACTGATCTCGCACAGCACATTCGCAAAGTTTACAACGGTGAACCTGCATTCACACCATCTATTGCTCTTGAAGCTCTTTCTATTATCGCCTCACCCGGTGAGCACAAACATGTAGAGCCACACCCGCTTACCCCGAGAGAAGTCGAAATTCTCCAGTTAGTAGCAGAAGGTAAAGGCAATAAAACCATTGCAACCGAACTTACCGTAAGCGAAGCAACGGTAAGCACGCATATGAATAACATTCTCACTAAGCTGCATTTGACCAACAGAGTGCAGGCTACGCTCTATGCTCTGCGCAAAGGTTTATCTTCTCTTGCGTAAATAATACTAAGATACTGCACAACAAAAGCCCCGCTACACTAAACAGGCAGCGGGGCTTTTCTCATACATAAAAAAAGAGGTACCCGTGAGGGTACCTCTTATAGTGGCTGTTAGCACACTGACTTTGATAAAAACAACTTCAGATTAGAAGTTGTACTGTACGCCGAGAGCAGCTTTGTAAACGTTGTCTACGCTCTTAGCAGCGCCACCGTCGAAATCAGTACCTGCGTAAGCGAGGTCAACGATGAAGTCGAGGTTAGGGTATGCAGAGTAAACAGTTACGAAGTCAAATTCGTAAGCACGGTCGTCGTCACCCCATACAGTCAGGTCAGAAGAATCTTCGTTAGTACCCTGAATGTAAGAAAGACGTACAGTGTGAGTTACGTTCTCGAGGAAAGTGAGTTCAGAAGCCTGAAGGGATACGCCCCATTTGCCAAGAGCAGTACCGAAGAGAGAATCGTTAGAAGTACCAGTAGCACCGAAACCAACGAAAGTAGTAGTAGTGAAGTCAAGACCGTCAGCGGTTGGCATGATGCCTTCGCCGTCATCGTCGTTACCAGAACCGTACCAAACAACGAATGCAGGAACAGCGAAGTCAGTTGCGTAAGCAGCTTTACCAGCTACGAGGAAGCCACCGTCTTCGTCAGTAACTTTACCGTACATACCGTCGAATGCGAGGGTAAGGTTTTCGATTGGAGCAGCTTCAACAGCAACACCGTACCACTGTGCATCTTCGCCACCAAAAGCAGCAGCGTTGTCGCCAACGTTAGCAAACATGAAGTATGGAGAAACAGAAACTGTACCGAAATCAGCTGCAACGATAGCACCGAAGAAGTCAACAGTAGTTTCAGATTTAGCAGTGTCGTAAGGACGTGCGAAGAAGCCAGTTACGCCTACGTTGTCGAAAGAAGTGCTAGCTACGATAGCTGCAACGTCGTCAGCGAGGATAGGGGAACCAGAAACTGCACCTGGAAGAGAAAGACCCTGGATACCAGCACGTACTTTAACAGCAGTGTTAGGAACCATGAAAGTCATGTAAGCACGACGAGTTTCGATGTTAACACCGTCAGCGCCGAGATCGCCACCGGAAGTTGGACCATTTTTAGGGCCTTTACCCCAAGTCTGGTCGATTTCGAAGTAAAGAGTACCGGAGAGATTTTCGTCAGTTACGATGTCAATCTGAGAACGGAAACGCTGGGAGAACTCGTTGAGGTCGCTACCAGTAGTTTTGTAGTCATCAGCGTTAGAGTAGTTGTAACCAGCATAAAGCATACCAGATGCTTTAAATTCAGCAGCAGAAGCGCCAAGAGCAGCGCCGAGCACCATGCATGCAGCAAGTGCGAGAACGATAATACGTTTCATAATAAATTTTCCTTCTTAAATTCACTAAGTGTCCAAAGTCAGTGACTGTTCAATTTTTTGTACCCAAAGGGTAAAAAATATACAGCCTAAGATGAAGCTCTTGTCAGGGCGGCTTCACATAGTATTTGCGGCTAACAAAACTATGTGTCCCTATGGTGAGCTTCATATATGAATAAGAATGGCTAAACTCTTATTTCATTCAATTTGAAAAGTGATTTTGTCTAATCTTTAAATTTCGAAACAAGAAAACTTGTCCTCATGTTTTCTAAAAACTAACCGAAAACATATAAAAGAAATACAAATCGCACTTTCAGAAACAGGTCTATCATGGTTCAAAGTTTTTACATCAATGAAAACTTAGAACCACACCGCATACATGATAGTATTTTTTATCCATACGCCTAGATAAAAATATGTAGACCGTTTCATGTAATCACTCTCTTAATCCTCTAAAAAGGTGAGATTTTATCGCAAAAAAGTGTTATCCCATTTTCATACGCCATTTAACACCGTTAACAACTTACTTTGCAAAACAGTACGTCCAAAGGTATATATATGTATCGCCCATATTTCTGTAGGCGTTATCTTGTAATGCAAAAAGCACAACTTTCTGATTCGATACACTCATCACTACTGTCTGGAGCGCCCTGTGTTTTCTTCCGTAAAAAAACTATTTACCAAAGCCCCAAAAAACTCTTCTCTCGAACAAGCATTGGCTGCATACAACCGCGAGGAATATGCTAAAGCCATTGCGCTGTTTGAATCGCTGGCACGAGAGAGAACGCCAAAGGCTCTTTATCACCTTGGCACATGTTACTACTGGGGGTTAGGAACAGATAAAAATCAGGAAAAAGGGCTTCGTCTATTCATTGCAGCAGCGGAACAGGGCTTTTACGAAGCACAAATGGAACTTGGGTACATCTACCGCTATGGTCATGGAGTAACAGCAGACGCTAAAACATCCGTACAATGGTATGAAAGAGCACGTGCTACTGGAAACCCAGATGCCATTGCAGAAGTTGCTCGTTGCTATGAATATGGGGAGGGAATTGATCAAAATATTCCCAGAGCACTGGATCTATATACTATAGCAGCTGAAGGCGGTAACGCTATGGCGCAGTTTGCGCTGGGCTGCTTTCACACCAAAGGTGTTGATGTTGATTACGACCTCGCCACCGCATTTTACTGGTTCAAACGCGCTGCTGAGCAGCACTTTGCTGATGCCTATATTCATGTAGCTGCATGCTATGCACGAGGTGAAGGTGTTGAATCAGACCTCAACCGCGCAATCATGTGGTATGCTAAAGCCGCAAAGCATGGGGATGCTGTGGCGCAGAACAATATGGGCTACTATTACACCACAGGTATTGGTGTTGTTCAGGATGAGGAAAAAGCGACATTCTGGTATTACCATGCAGCTAAACAGGGGCATGCCATTGCGCAGTATAACCTTGCAGAACGTTACAGAACAGGCAGCTCTGTTCCACAAAACGTTGTAGAAGCCGCTTACTTATATCTAGAATCTGCCAAACAAGGTGACAGAGATGCTCAATTCCGTATTGCCATGTGCTATAAATACGGCGAGGGGGTAGAAAAGAGCATAGAACAATTCATCTACTGGATTGAGGAAGCAGCGCGGCAAGGGCAGCGAGATGCTATCCGCGAAATCAGTGCATATGCCACTCCGGATATTCCGCCCCAAGAACCAAGCCAGAATGCGAAGCCTCAGACCATAGAGTAATACCACGTTTGATCATCAAACAAATATGGTGCAACACATCGTTGAGTTTACCCCAACGATGCGTTGCACTTTTTTTATGCAACGACAGCAACTTTGAGTATAACCTTATGGATGTCGCCATCTGCAACCATCGGCATGTGCGCATCTTCAGGAAAAAATATCGCAAACGCTCCAGATTCAACAGTAGCCCAGCTTGCCGGTTCTTCATCATAAAAATAAAGATCCTGATCTTCATTTGGCTTTTCAGCACCAGCTGTTACCAGTCTACGGGATTTCCACCCCATGCGTTCGGTTCCCCGCAACACAAAATGAATATCAATATAGTCGTCATGCGCTTCCAGCTTTGCTCCGGCAGCTGCCCTACCCTTATCTCGCACAACTGTTGCAAAAAGTTTCTTTCCCTCAATGGCATACTGCCCGTCCGCTAATTCGCGTAAATCTTCTCTGTTCAAAAAGGAAAAAGCCTTCGCAAAAAACGGCGACAAAGACTCATATTGCGCAGCATGGTCTAGCACATCTAAAATCATGGTTATAATCCTTCACACTATCATTATATATATTCATCTGAGGAAGATATAGCATATTACGAGACAACACGCTGAAAAATTTGAAAAATAAACCCTAAAAACTATTCATACAGAAAACCAAGCAGATCAATCTTCCTTCATTATTTTATTACTATGTTTTTTTTAACATACATTGCTGCCACTCTATAGCACACCACTATTAACATCGATATTTTAGATAGTTACACAATCCTGTGCCAAACAGAGCTTAATTGTCTTTTTTATTACTATAACAGCTATTTGTTATATCCATTTAGGCATAATAAATATGCAACCTCATATGGATTAAAAAATGACAACAGGCGCTCCAACAATGAGAATTCACCTCTGGCTCGAAACCTCTTCAGGGGTTCTTATCGGGCAAGGCAGGTTACAGTTGCTAGAATACATAGAGCATACTGGTTCACTTAGTGCTGCTGCCAAAGCTTTAGGAATGTCTTACAGAGCAGCCTGGGGCAAAATTAAAGCATCAGAAAAAATCCTCGGTATAAAACTGCTGGAGCAACAAGCTGGCAAAGGCTCTGCGGCTCAGCTGAGCACAGCAGCAAAACACCTTATCGCATCATATAAAGATTGGCTGACCAATGTAGAGCAGTACGCGCTGTCTTCGGCTGCCGAACACTTCGGGTATGCGCCTAATAAGTATTGGTCAATAAAAGACCTTCCTCCGCCAGTTATTTCTCAAAAATAAATATGCATTCGCGTTCCATGGCTGTACCGGACATACCGGACCACCGACAGGATAGGTGCGCCCTCAGCCGTGCTAATCATAACATACCGATATTACAGTTTTACCTTGCAGAAAAATCATACAGCGTGTGATGGTTTGTGCTGAGCATTGCAGGCAAGCAGTGCAATTCATTTACTCACAACAGGAGGTCAACGCATGAGTTATACGCGGCGAGGATTCCTAAAACTCACCAGCGCAGGGGTAGCATGCCTGTCCCTTGGTCAACTGGGGTTTGATTTGAAAGAAGCGCAAGCATATGCGACTTCGCTCAAAACCAAAGGTGCCAAAGAAGTCATCACAATCTGTCCTTTCTGTTCTGTAAGCTGTCACATCATTGCACATGTACGCGATGGAAAGCTCATCAGTACAGAAGGTGATCCAGATTTCCCAGTCAACGAAGGCGCACTATGTGCTAAAGGTGCTGCGCTTCTTTCCATGTCACGTAACGAGCATAGAGTTAAAAAGCCTATGTATCGTGCTCCATACAGTGACAAATGGGTAGAAAAAGATTGGGACTGGATGCTTTCCAAGATTGCCCGCAGAGTCAAAGAAACCCGTGATAAAGAACTTATCGTAAAAAATGATAAAGGTCAGACTGTAAACCGTCTGGAATCCATGTTCCTGCTTGGTACTTCGCATGCAAGCAACGAAGAATGTGCCCTTATCCATCAAGCCATGCGTAGCCTCGGTGTCGTCCACATGGACCACCAGGCGCGTATCTGACACAGCGCAACTGTAGCGGCTCTGGGAGAGTCGTTCGGACGCGGTGCAATGACAAACCATTGGATCGACATTAAAAATGCCGATTCAATCCTCATCATCGGCAGTAATGCCGCTGAACACCATCCAATTTCCTTTAAATGGGTATTACGGGCTAAAGACGCAGGGGCATCAGTGATGCATGTTGACCCTAAATTCTCCCGTACATCCGCCCGTTCAGATTTCCATGTCCCTATCCGTTCCGGCACAGATATCGCCTTTATGGGCGGTATGATTCACTACGTGCTTGAAAACGAAAAATACTTCAAAGACTATGTTGTAAACTACACCAACGCTCCATACATCGTAAGCGAAGACTTTGAATTTAATGACGGTCTGTTTAGCGGATATGACCCTAAGAATCGTATTTACGATCAAAGCACATGGAAATTTGATCTCGATTCCAAAGGTATTCCGAAAAAAGACGAGTCCCTCAAACACCCTCGGTGTGTTTTCAATCTCTTGCGAAACCACTTCTCACGATACAATATTGATAACGTCTCTTCTGTTACCGGTGTATCAAAAGATAATCTGCAAAAGGTATACTCCACATTCAGCTCAACAGGTAAGGCTGATCGTGCGGGTACTATCATGTACGCTCTCGGCTGGACTCAGCATACAGTGGGTGTGCAAAATATCCGTAGTGCTGCAATCCTACAGTTACTCCTTGGTAATATTGGTGTTGCTGGCGGTGGTATCAACGCATTGCGCGGGGAACCTAACGTACAGGGTTCTACTGACCATACCCTGCTCTACCATATTATCCCGGGCTATATGGCAATGCCTAAAGCCGACTGGCAGACATATGCAGAGTACAACAAAGCGAACACACCTGTTTCCAACGATTCACAAAGTGCAAACTGGTGGCAGCATAAGCCGAAGTACTTCACTAGCTTGTTAAAAGCTTGGTACGGCGAAAACGCTACTGATAAAAACGGCTACTGTTACAGCTTGCTCCCTAAAATTGAAAAGGGAGAAGACTATTCCTACATGTTCCTGTTTGACCGGATGTTCAACAACCAGATCAAAGGTGGCTTTATCATCGGTCTTAACCCTATGAACAGCGTGCCGAACTCTAACAAGTTGCGCAAAGCACTTGATAATTTGGACTGGCTGGTAACACAGGAACTGCACCACTCAGAAACTACAGACAACTGGCAGCGTCCAGATGCCGACCCTACAAAAATCAAAACCGAAGTCTTCCTGCTGCCTTCTGCACACCGTGTAGAAAAAGAAGGTACAGTAACCAACTCCGGTCGTTGGATTGGTTGGCACGACAAAGCAATTGAGCCGGAAGCTGAAGCCCGTTCCTTCGGTGCTGCATTCCATCCGCTGATGAATGAAATTCGTGGATTATACAAAAAAGAAGGCGGTACACTACCGGAAGCAATCACCCTGCTTAACTGGCCGAAGACATATGACGTTGAGTATTGGACACGCCTTATCAATGGTCAGTTCACCAAAGACACTGTTGTTAAAGGCAAAAAATACAAAAAAGGTCAGCAGGTTCCATCCTTTACCGCTTTGAGTGACAAAGGTGAAACCATGTCGCTCAACTGGCTCTACGCTGGTAGCTATACAGAAGAAGACGGAAACAAATCTAAACGCCGTAACCCAGAACAAACAGAGATGCAGGCTAACATTGGTCTGTACCCTAACTGGGCTTGGTGCTGGCCTGTAAACCGCCGCATTCTCTACAATAGAGCCTCAGTGAATGCTGACGGCATGCCGCTTAATCCTAAAAAAGCTGTCATCAAGTGGGATGGTAAAAAATGGATAGGTGATGTGCCAGACGGCGGCTGGAAACCACTCTCCAGCGGCAATGGCAGACATCCGTTCATCATGAGTAATCATGGACACGGTCAGATATTCGGTCCGGGCAGAAAAGACGGTCCAATACCTGAACATTATGAGCCAGTTGAAACACCAATTGATTCTCATCCGTTCTCAAAACAGCTCAGCAGTCCGGTATACAAATATGTGGATAGTTCTATGGATAAGCTTGCTAAACCGGCTGATCCTAACTTCCCTATTGTTCTCACCACCTACAGCGTTACCGAACACTGGTGCGGCGGTGGTGAAACTCGAAACGTACCGAACCTGCTTGAAGCTGAGCCGCAGCTCTACGTTGAGATGAGTCCGGAACTGGCTAAAGAAAAAGGTATCAAAAACGGTGACGGTGTCATTGTTGAAAGTATTCGCGGCAAAGTTGAAGCCATCGCCATGGTTACAGTCCGTATCCGCCCTCTTCAGGTCAAAGGTAAAACTGTTCACCTTGTGGGCATGCCTTTCTGCTTCGGCTGGACAACACCGGGAACAGGCGACTCAACAAACAGGCTTACTCCTTCGGTAGGTGACCCGAATACAACTATTCCAGAATACAAGGCTAGTTGCGTCAATATTCGTAAAGCAGACAAGCTTACCGAAATTGAAGTGTAGATCACCCCGTCTGCTGCACATGCAGCACGAGTAAAGGAGAAAGAACATGTCAAAAGCCTTTCTTATAGACACCACACGGTGCACGGCTTGTCGGGGCTGCCAGATTGCTTGCAAAGAATGGCATGAGCTACCCGCAAATAAAACAAAACAGGTTGGCACACATCAGAACCCACCTGATTTAAACGTAAATAACTACAAACTGGTACGCTTCAGTGAACATCTGGACGGGGAAACCATCACATGGAACTTCTTCCCCGATCAGTGCCGTCACTGTGTCGAACCTCCTTGTCAGGGAGCATCCGACACTGTGGAAGAAGGGGCTATCATTAAGGATGAAGCTACAGGCGCAGTTATCTTCACAGAAAAAATGAAACAATTTTCTGACGAAGACCTGCAATATGTTCGAGAGTCATGCCCGTACGATATCCCACGCTGGGATGCAAAAACAAAACGTCCGGGTAAATGCAATATGTGTATCGACAGAATTCAGGAAGGCAAACTTCCAGCATGTGTGCATGCATGTCCGACTGGGGGCATGAACTTTGGCGACAGAGAAGAAATGCTCGCACTTGCACAAACACGACTCGCAAAAGTCAAAAAAGAGCACCCAAAAGCAATGCTTGTCGACCCTGAAGATGTCAGTGTCATCTATCTGCTTGCAGAAGCACCGGAGCGCTACCACACACATGTGGTTGCACAAGCACCTGTGCCTACATCGCGCAGACAGCTCTTTGCCTCTTTGCGTACCTCTGTAACATCTGTGTCCAAGTCCTAGCTACTGAACTCAAGGGGGTGATGACGAATCATCACCCCCTATCCTGTATAGGAGATATTCATGCAAAATGTTGCCACTACTTCAACCGCCCCTCTTTCAGTTTCACAAACATTACATACTGCATGTGAAAGACATCCTGCGCTTGCAACGCTTATTACACATTTTTCCGCACTCTATTCTGCCCATGCCGAACTTATCCCAAAACTTACTGAAAAAATGGCAGAAGATGCAAACTGTCCTGAACCTGTCCTGCATAAAGGACGCCTCCAACAAGGCGTGCCTGTTCTGGCAGATGCGTCCCTTGAGTGGGCGGAAAGCTATTACCCTGACATCGCTGAAGGACTCTTTGAGCCACTATCACAAATCGGCACAATGCAGCAGTCTGTTGAGCTCTATCAAACCGCTATTGCAGATAAAAAACTATCCATCACTGATCTGCTCAGTGCTGTACAAGATTCCAACGAATCTGCACTCACGCAACACGCAGCAACAGCAGGTATGGAATACGGCACGCTGCTTTTCATCACACAACAAATTTTGCATAGCCTGCTCAGCGCCTACGTTGCTGTCCATAACGCAGCATTTGAAAAAATCTTCTGGCGAGAAGCCTATTGCCCTGTCTGTGGCTCTTTTCCAGATATAAGCACCTTGCAACGCCCCGATCCCGATCAATCCGAATTCCTCGCAGGCGGCGGCGGTAAAAAAATGATGCACTGTTCTACCTGCTCACATGAATGGCATTTCCGTCGCGGAACCTGTCCCGCTTGCAATCATGATGAAGTCGGCGCAATTCACTACTTCCACGTAGAAGACAATTCCGCAGAGCGCGTAGAATACTGCGAAAAATGCAAAACGTATCTCAACAATATTGACTTACGTAATTCTACCACAACACCGGATCTTACAGTTGCGCCATTAACATTGATTCACCTTGATATGCAGGCTGCACAGAAAAAGCTTAAACCACTCGTACGCAGTCTATGGAACACTTTTTAGCTTTACAGGACAACGTATGCCAAACGTATCAGCAGCAAAACCCTGTTCCATACATCAACAAATGGTTACCCGAACTATTTTGCGATACCGCGAACAGAAGGTACACCCATCGGACGATAACATCCTTGTGGAAGCTCCGCTTGCCATCACGTTAAATTCTGTCCCCATTGCTAAGCTGGAATGTACTCCGGGGAACGAAGTCGCGCTTGCTTTAGGCTTTTGCATTACGGAACAACTTATTTCCACAACTGAACAAGTCGAGCTAGCCCATTGCAAAAGTATGGTGGAGGGAACTGAAGTAGCTCTTACCATACAAGGTGGCGTCAAACGTGTGTATCGAATCCTTCAACGCAAGGGGGTACGCATCAGTAGCTCCTGCTATGGCAACAATTCAGGTATTCTTCCGAACATGTACACGCTTGCTGGACATGACTGCATGCTCACCCCTGCGCAACTCTACGGACTGCAAAAAGAGTCTGAAGCATGTCAGGAACTGTTCCGCAACACAGGCGCAACACACTTCTGCGCCCTGTACGACAAGAACCTTTCGCTGATTGCGTATAGCGAGGATGTAGGACGGCATAATGCTCTGGACAAATCCATCGGGCAGACAATGCAGTCCGGTCACATTCACGGCATCCGGCTTATCCTCCTTTCCTCACGGGTCAGCCATGAGATGGTACGCAAATCCGCTGCGGTTAATTCTCAGATTATTGCAGGATTCTCTGCCGTAACCAGCTCGGCAATCCGCCTTGCAGAACAAACCAACAGGACTCTGCTGGGCTTTGTACGTAATGGTCGCATGAACATCTATTCCCATAGCGAACGACTGGGCTTTTCATCTCCAAAACCGCAAATGCTGCGGGAACCAACAACCGTTAATTACGCTTTGTAACCCCATCACACTGATTATTGGAGCAACACAATGTCTCAAGCTCACGACATCCAACCTGCTTTTAAAAACATAGGTAGTCATACCTTTGATGAATTTATAAAAATGGCGACGCTATTTCACAACTATCCTGCACCGGGTTTGCTCATCGGCGGATACATGGTGGAAGAAGCCCGAAAGCATATGCCGGAAGGCACTCTCTACGAAGCCATATCTGAGACAACGTGGTGTTTGCCGGACGCAATTCAAATGCTGACGCCCTGCACCATCGGTAATGGTTGGATGAATGTTTTGAACTTGGGTCGATACGCCATGAGCCTGTACGATAAATTCACCGGAGTAGGCGTGCGCGTTTGGTTAGACATAACAAAGATTCCCGAAGATTCAGAAATTCTTGTATGGCTCATGAAAGACAAACCTAAACAGGAACAAGATTCTGACAAACTGCGTAAAGAAATCGGATGCTACGGCGCAGATATACTTTCAACTATTCCTATCACCATTCCGAAGCCCAAGCTGATAAAACGCAGCAAAGGGAGCATCACCACCTGTTCATCATGTGGTGAACCCTATCCTTCTGCCCACGGAACGTTATGCAGAGCCTGTCAGGGAGAATCTCCATACGCAGGGCATGCAACACTTGCCTCTGCATCAAACATTGTATTCCCAGTACCGGAGCAGATCAAAACCATTCCAGCAAGTGCAGCACTCGGTCAAAATGCGGTGCATGATATGACAAGCATTATACCAAAAACAAGTAAAGGAGCCGCTTTTAAACGGGGTGACACATTTGGAGCAGGTGATCTTTGCAGATTGCAACAAATGGGAAAAAACAACGTCTATGTTGCAGAATCCGAAATTGGTGCGGAATGGGTTCACGAAGACAATTGCGCCAAAGCGTTTGCCGATGCCATGTGCGGAGAAGGGGTATGCCCGAAAGGTGAACCGCATGAAGGTAAAGTGACTCTTATAGCAGAACGTAAAGGTCTGCTGCGGGTCAACTCAGATACCATGAAAAAATTTAATATGTGTTCCGGTGTAATGGCTGCCTCACGTAACGGAAACACTATTGTCCGCAAAGGTACAGACATTGCCGGAACCCGTGCCATTCCGTTGTATCTGCAACGTTCCCAATTTGAGCACGCATTACAGGTTGTCCAAGAAGCCCCGCTTTTCGAAGTCCTGCCGCTCGCCACAGCAAAAGCTGGAGTTCTTATTACGGGCGATGAGGTGTACAACGGTGTTATTGAGGACAAGTTCCACAGCATTATCCATAAAAAGCTGCTGGGGCTTGGTGGCGATATACATCGCTCTACAATTGTACCGGACAATCGCACGGCAATTTGTGATGCAGCCAAAGAGTTTGTTGCAGCCGGTTGCAATATCATCATAACCACAGCGGGACTTTCTGTTGATCCTGATGATGTAACACGGCAAGGCTTGTTGGATGCCGGAGCACAAAATCTACTCTATGGCGCACCAATTTTGCCCGGAGCTATGACGTTGATAGGAAAAATAGACTCCATCCCTCTACTGGGAGTTCCGGCATGTGCACTCTTCTTCAAAAATACAAGTCTTGATCTTATCCTGCCCCGCCTTCTTGCCGGAATACAAATTACACGGGAAGAACTTGCGGCTATGGGTGAAGGCAGCATGTGCCTCACCTGTTCAAACTGTTCATTCCCTAAATGTCCGTTCGGAAAATAATTTCAGCAAAGCACAAGGTCTTCAACGGCACACTGAACACCTTCCCCCACAAAAGGGACTCTATCCAGAGTCCCTTTTCTATTTATTACAGTCTATCCAACTAGCTTTTGAAAAGCACATCGTCATTAGGTAAAAACCGCATTTCCCGCCTGCTGCTTTACCAAAAGATATCGATACATAGAGAAGCGTTATGTATAAAAAATCCTATTCATTATGCGATGA
Proteins encoded in this region:
- a CDS encoding formate dehydrogenase accessory protein FdhE produces the protein MQNVATTSTAPLSVSQTLHTACERHPALATLITHFSALYSAHAELIPKLTEKMAEDANCPEPVLHKGRLQQGVPVLADASLEWAESYYPDIAEGLFEPLSQIGTMQQSVELYQTAIADKKLSITDLLSAVQDSNESALTQHAATAGMEYGTLLFITQQILHSLLSAYVAVHNAAFEKIFWREAYCPVCGSFPDISTLQRPDPDQSEFLAGGGGKKMMHCSTCSHEWHFRRGTCPACNHDEVGAIHYFHVEDNSAERVEYCEKCKTYLNNIDLRNSTTTPDLTVAPLTLIHLDMQAAQKKLKPLVRSLWNTF
- the fdhD gene encoding formate dehydrogenase accessory sulfurtransferase FdhD, with product MPNVSAAKPCSIHQQMVTRTILRYREQKVHPSDDNILVEAPLAITLNSVPIAKLECTPGNEVALALGFCITEQLISTTEQVELAHCKSMVEGTEVALTIQGGVKRVYRILQRKGVRISSSCYGNNSGILPNMYTLAGHDCMLTPAQLYGLQKESEACQELFRNTGATHFCALYDKNLSLIAYSEDVGRHNALDKSIGQTMQSGHIHGIRLILLSSRVSHEMVRKSAAVNSQIIAGFSAVTSSAIRLAEQTNRTLLGFVRNGRMNIYSHSERLGFSSPKPQMLREPTTVNYAL
- a CDS encoding FmdE family protein, which translates into the protein MSQAHDIQPAFKNIGSHTFDEFIKMATLFHNYPAPGLLIGGYMVEEARKHMPEGTLYEAISETTWCLPDAIQMLTPCTIGNGWMNVLNLGRYAMSLYDKFTGVGVRVWLDITKIPEDSEILVWLMKDKPKQEQDSDKLRKEIGCYGADILSTIPITIPKPKLIKRSKGSITTCSSCGEPYPSAHGTLCRACQGESPYAGHATLASASNIVFPVPEQIKTIPASAALGQNAVHDMTSIIPKTSKGAAFKRGDTFGAGDLCRLQQMGKNNVYVAESEIGAEWVHEDNCAKAFADAMCGEGVCPKGEPHEGKVTLIAERKGLLRVNSDTMKKFNMCSGVMAASRNGNTIVRKGTDIAGTRAIPLYLQRSQFEHALQVVQEAPLFEVLPLATAKAGVLITGDEVYNGVIEDKFHSIIHKKLLGLGGDIHRSTIVPDNRTAICDAAKEFVAAGCNIIITTAGLSVDPDDVTRQGLLDAGAQNLLYGAPILPGAMTLIGKIDSIPLLGVPACALFFKNTSLDLILPRLLAGIQITREELAAMGEGSMCLTCSNCSFPKCPFGK